One Salvelinus namaycush isolate Seneca chromosome 4, SaNama_1.0, whole genome shotgun sequence genomic window carries:
- the LOC120046812 gene encoding WD repeat domain phosphoinositide-interacting protein 1-like: protein MEERETSDGPGGPQGLISASFNQDTTSLSVGTKSGYRLFSVTSVDKMDCIHEGAECPDVYIVERLFSSSLVAVVSLSMPRRMNVYHFKRGTEICNYSYSNNILSVRLNRQRLVVCLEESVYIHNIKDMKLLKTLLNTPHNPSGLCALSVNHGNSYLAYPGSQTIGEIMVYDTNNLSKVTMIPAHDSPLAALTFNASGTKLASASERGTVIRVFTIPEGQRLFEFRRGMKRYVSISSLSFSSDAQFLCASSNTETVHIFKLEQHSPSRDGESPTWGAYVGKMFTAASTYLPSQVSDMMHQDRAFATVRLNMFGLKNVCALSTVQKLPRLLVASSDGHLYIYNIDPQDGGECVLVRKHRLFERDEAPQEAQPEEEESEDGRSLPPSTSPSYAATVSLPSTPPSSTTLTGYSEDGGAEKGDVIPEHEFAEGPVCLDDENEFPPVSKQTN from the exons ATGGAGGAACGGGAGACATCCGACGGTCCGGGAGGGCCTCAAGGCTTGATCAGCGCCTCGTTCAACCAGGACACCAC CTCTCTATCAGTGGGCACTAAGTCAGGCTACAGACTCTTCTCTGTCACCTCAGTGGACAAGATGGACTGCATCCACGAAGGAG CGGAGTGTCCAGACGTGTACATCGTGGAGCGGTTGTTCTCCAGCAGTCTGGTGGCGGTGGTCAGTCTCTCCATGCCCCGACGTATGAACGTCTACCACTTCAAAAGGGGAACAGAGATCTGCAACTATAGCTACTCTAACAACATCCTCTCAGTCCGACTCAACAGACAG AGGCTGGTGGTGTGTCTGGAGGAGTCAGTGTACATCCACAACATCAAAGACATGAAGCTGCTGAAGACGCTGCTCAACACGCCCCACAACCCCTCGG GTCTCTGTGCCCTCTCTGTGAACCATGGTAACTCCTACCTGGCGTACCCTGGCAGTCAGACCATCGGAGAGATCATGGTCTATGACACCAACAACCTG AGCAAGGTGACGATGATCCCAGCCCATGACAGTCCCCTGGCAGCCCTCACATTCAACGCTTCAGGAACAAAACTGGCCAGTGCCTCCGAGAGG GGTACAGTGATCAGAGTGTTCACCATCCCAGAGGGACAGAGGCTGTTTGAGTTCCGTAGAGGGATGAAGAG gTATGTGAGTATCAGCTCGTTGTCCTTTAGTTCAGACGCACAGTTCCTCTGTGCCTCCAGCAACACAGAGACGGTCCATATCTTCAAACTGGAACAGCACAGCCCCAG TCGAGATGGCGAGTCTCCTACGTGGGGTGCCTACGTGGGGAAGATGTTCACAGCAGCCAGCACCTACCTTCCCTCCCAGGTCTCTGACATGATGCACCAAGACCGGGCCTTTGCCACCGTACGACTCAACATGTTCGGACTCAAGAACGTATGCGCCTTGTCcac GGTTCAGAAGCTACCTCGTCTGCTGGTGGCATCATCAGATGGACATCTCTACATCTATAACATTGACCCACAGGATGGAGGAGAGTGTGTTCTGGTCAGGAAACACAG GCTATTTGAAAGAGATGAGGCGCCACAGGAAGCACAACCGGAAGAGGAGGAGTCAGAGGATGGAAGGTCCCTCCCACCGTCAACCAGCCCATCATACGCTGCCACTGTGTCCCTCCCCTCGACCCCACCTTCTTCTACCACTCTCACAG GCTACTCAGAGGATGGAGGGGCTGAGAAAGGGGATGTGATCCCTGAACATGAGTTTGCCGAGGGACCCGTCTGTCTGGATGACGAGAACGAGTTTCCTCCCGTCAGCAAACAGACCAACTGA